The Candidatus Aminicenantes bacterium genome includes a window with the following:
- a CDS encoding CPBP family intramembrane metalloprotease, producing MALLLSMVLFVLAPILVIIVGRVIGSSVSTMAGLDELAEQSIVLRILLALRAGVTEEILYRAYPTERMKGLTGKTWVGALMGLVVFTILHVPGWGWGHSIGVVLPIGLILLGYTCGNETLP from the coding sequence TTGGCATTACTCTTGAGCATGGTTTTGTTTGTGTTGGCACCGATCTTGGTGATCATAGTGGGGCGTGTGATTGGGAGTTCAGTTAGCACAATGGCAGGCTTGGATGAGTTGGCTGAACAGTCAATCGTGCTGCGTATCCTTTTGGCACTCAGAGCAGGGGTTACAGAGGAGATTCTCTATCGGGCGTATCCGACGGAGAGAATGAAAGGCTTGACGGGAAAGACTTGGGTAGGCGCGCTAATGGGACTGGTCGTGTTCACGATCTTGCATGTGCCGGGATGGGGATGGGGGCACAGCATAGGTGTCGTTCTGCCGATAGGGTTGATATTACTGGGCTATACATGTGGAAACGAAACCTTACCTTGA